The sequence TGGCCAGAGCGATACCAGGTAGCAGTTGAGGGATCGGCACCGGCACCGGCACCTGCGCCTGTCTCCCCAACTGATACATCCACTCTCCGTGCTACCAAGAAACCTGTAGGGCGTACGACTCGCACGAACCCACAGAGGAAGCAGACACAGCCCCCCTTGCGCCGTAATGCATCGACTCGCAGGGCGCCCACTCTTCCCCCCCTTGAGGCCGCAATCGAAACTTCTGCGACAAAAGTCCGAACAGTTATTAGTCAAGGCCCCGCTCCTATTTACTGCTCTGACGCCTGTCGATCCCATGATGTCGAGTCTGGGAACCGTGCAGAGACGTCCCTGAAAACTCTGTTTGACCCTTCCTACTCCCCTTGCAAACCTTCCCCTATTTCACCTCTCATTTCGGGCTCCGAGAGCGACATGGACACCGACCATAGCAATGCCGGTTACTTCGCACGCTTAATGCCTCGCCGACCCTGGCTCGATCGTCGTATGAGCGGTGCATCGACTGTCAGCATGAGCTCCAGCTCGAGCGCATCCAGCGGTAAGGATTATCTCTATGAGAACCGCCGACGGGCCCGCGCATACCTCGCCGAATCAGCCGCTCGCCTGAACCGCTCCGATTCCCCATGTCAATCTGCTCTTCCTCGGGACCAGCCGGAAGCAGCTGTTGTACTCCCACCGGTTCCCGAGCGCCCAGCCGCAGTTCCGTTCACTCATCGTCGCTTCAAAGAGAGCTCTCATCACGCAATGGCTCTTCCCTTGCCCGTTGCCCCCGATGCTTCCGAGCTATATGCGTTCTACCCTCTTTCTGTTCGAACTCGATCGGAGGCTTCGGTCAGACGCGACCCCAGTCCGCCTGCGCTCTCATCGTCGTTGCCTGAAAGCGGAACCGAGCGTACACCAACCCCCAGCGTCTATGATGCGCCCCTGTGTGGCTCGTTGACCGCAGAAAAGACCAAGGGTCTCCTGGTCCGATCTGTTCTTATCCGCTCAGAATCAACTTCCACCATGGAGCAACTCGGTAGTAACTGGGATGAGGATAACATTCTTGACTCATTACGAGGTGTTCAGTTGGACTCTAGGAACAAGACAGATAGGGAAAGCCGTAGGTCTCGGAAACCTTTGTCCAAACCCAAGGCGCCAAAGAGCTTTTCCAACATTGAGAAGCGGCGCATACACGGAACCTCCACCCCCGAGGAGGTCGGCCCGACTTATCCCGTCCTACAACTTCCCAGGCCCAAGAAGACTGTTGTCAAGACCATCGTTGCCCGTGAAGTCCTCGAAGATGGTACTGAGCGGTTAGTTGAGCGCAAAGTAACAGAGGAAGTTGAGGAGGAACCCAAAAAGTGAGTGGCGTGGTTACCACGGCACTCCTCATACTTACAATTCACTTTTAGGTTATTCACTTTTTTGATTTAAAGTGACCAACGCAATTAATTGCAATTAATTTGCTGGCGCGTTTCAAGCCCAGCTTACCGTGAATTTATTCTTTCTTATTGGTTTTGCACTCGGGGCTCTCTTTCGTTCTACTTTTGATTCTGGTTTTCTACTATGCACTCCTTTTTTCCCTCTATCGCTATGCTATCTGGCTATCCGCTCTCTCGTTCGCAGTTTTCAGTCTTGTGCTATTACACTGTACTCCTAGCTTCGTCTTCGCATTCTAGCACTTTGTATAGTTTCTATATGCGTCTCCCACATCGTTTCATTGCGTTGCGTTAATCTTGACTATGTCCATTTTCCATCCATTACAATTGTCTGATCAAGTGTGAATCAACTAAGTTCAAGTCAAAATTGAGCCTGTGACCGTGCACCAACATATTACATAACGCATATGGTGATTACGTGAGCCAAATTTCTGGAACTGTCCCAATTCCGACCATCATGTCGCCGTCCTCACTCCCCCCGCAGAAAAAGCGTAAGCTGGCCTCTGGTGACTCTAAGGTCAAGGAATTAGAAGGGATTGAAGCCAATATCAACAAAAGTCTTGCGGAAGGCGGATCTCTGAACTGTCTTGTGGATCTTCTGGACATTGCCCGCTCTTCATCCGATCCTGCTTTCCTACACAAAGTACTCTATTCTCTTTATCGCTCCTGCGTATCAATAGCTGCATCTCCAAAGATCAATCTGTCTAAATGTCAAACTGAAGAGAGCAAGGTGGTTCGAACCTGGCTACTCGAACGTATTGGTGAATTCACAGATTTGTTGTGTGGCCTCATGACAGACGAAGAGAAGGCGCTACGCGTGAGTATACAGCATTTAATACACTTGTATCTGCTCCTTCTTGATTCAGTCATTTAGTCTTCTGATGTTAACTATCGATTGTCTAGACCGCCGCCTTACAGATTCTGATGTCCATGCTCAAACACCTCTCCACCGCTTTCTCGACTGCTTCGAATATGCCCCAGATACATTCTATACACTTCCGGAAGATTGTGGGTGCCTTGTTATTATGCCCATCATCTTCCAGGGATGGGCCAATAGAATCAGAGGACCATCACAAGGTGCAACCTGATTTACGCGATACATTTATCGATACTTGGTTGAGCTCTTATGACGACGTCCGATGGTTCTTCTTTCGGGATGCCACGTGAGTTATTGGCACCACATTTTGCCTAGGGCAACGCACATCCTCATACCCCCCATCCCTTTATTTTTTCGTAGTGCTTTATTGCGGTCGTACAAGGACACCAATTCAGTACCTCCCCAGGTAGTCGAGAACCTCTTGTCCTTCCTTGAACGCCTGAAAACGATGCCAACAGAAGCGGCAGAATTGAATGCCTACTGGATCATTGAATTGGGAACCAAGCCCCCTAAAACACCACACGGCCCTAATCCGCCAGGTGACGAACCAGAAGAACCGACTCCTGCAGATCAAGATGACTGGCGCACATTTTTTGACGATGCACCCTCGGCCAAATCCGCGACCCCAAAATCCAATCAGGCTCGAGTGCATACACTCTCAACGCACCAATGTCTTCACTCGCTCTCGTCCCATCGCGCCCAATTTTCTGCTTGCTGGATGACCCTGCTTCCTCACATCGCATCATCGCCATCACTCGCGGCGCGTGCATTGGCGGTCTTGTATCGGGGGGTTATGCCTCACATGGATAAGCCCGTCAGACTCATGGACTGGGTCGGAGGATGTGTTGATTTTGGTTAGTCCATACTCATTTTCCGACTTATTTCATGAACTTAATACTTCATTTAGGTGGCTCAATCGGTCTACTGGCATTGAATGCATTGTTTACGCTTATCAAAGACTACAATCTGTATGATTTCATTATTGCAAGTTGCTGGTCCAGGCACCTGATCTTACGCTTGGCCATATCAGTGACTTCCCTGACTTTTACACGCGGCTATATGCCTTCCTCACACGCGACGTCATGCATCTCAAGTATCGTGCGCGCTTTTTCAGGCTGACTGACATATTCCTTTCGTCGACGTGAGTCAATCAGCACGGGCCGCCACTCATCTCGTTTACCACGCTAACGACTCAGTCCAGACACTTGCCTGCTGCGATTCTTGCGTCATTCATCAAAAGACTCGCAAGGTTATCGCTCACGGCGCCTCCTGCGGCGATCATTATGATAATCCCATTTGTATATAATGTCCTGAAGCGGCATCCTGCCCTTATGGTAATGATTCACCGCGTGGACGATGAAGCCGAACTTGGTAGGTATATATTGATTCTAGCTGGTTATTCACATAACATTGATATTTCCGCCCCTAGATCCGTTTGACGAAAAGGAAACCTCGCCATTGCGGACAAATGCGCTAGAATCCTCTCTATGGGAGCTTGTCAGCCATAGAGATCATTATCTCTCTTCTGTCTCGACATTAGCGAAGATATTCTCAGAGGCATTCACCAAACCGTCATATGCTCTTGAGGATTTCCTAGACCACACTTATGCCACGGTAAGCATCTATGAGTCGAGTCTTGTCTGGTTGTGCCGGATTAATTAACGACGGACGATTATAGCTCTTTGAAACTGAAGCAAAGCGCAAGCTTAAAAAGGACCCTGCTGTAGCCTTGGAGGCGGCGGCTAACCTATTCCCTGCAAGCGCCCTCGGGGAAGGTCAAACAAGTGATGTTGTATCCGAGCTCTGGGTTTTCTAGAATAAAGGTGTAGTTTTCTGGTGTCGGTGGATCATTCGTACACAAGTGCCTTGTATAGTACCCCCTATCTATTGTTGAATCTACGCTATCGATGCTAGCTTACCCAAAAGGTGACAAATGTGACAGCTCCCAGATCTCTCGTTTGACGCCCCCCTGACCAATTCCCGTGACCGGATTACCCCACGAAAAACAACACGTCTCGAGGCGCGTCTCCTTTACAACTACATCTACACCCATGTCCCACCCAGAGCCTAGCAAAACATCAGAGGACCAGTCTGAGGCCTATGTGTCCGACATTTCAGGTCCTCGAAACTTTTCTTCAATCGAGTATGACGTTCGAAGTGATATCCAACACCTAGTTTGGAACCGTGTCTCGCATGGGATGGGAGAAGAAGGTGCCACTGTTGACCGCCAAGCGGCCGGAAACGGAATCGAAAATGACGAGCCTCCTAAAACGGCATCGGAAGAACTCAGTACGCTCGTCGTCGAGTTTGTTCAGTGTGTCTCTGAAGAGAAGCAGTGCACGTCACATCGAATGCGGGTCAAAATCAAGGGATCTCT comes from Rhizoctonia solani chromosome 4, complete sequence and encodes:
- a CDS encoding Ecl1 domain protein, with translation MKACGSGSTDEWPKLSLKSDDMMQNASVIVLPVWISKPILSDIDAHCRHSGTGPEVYVNNKNAALPKACERPTTATGLPRHILSRFGDLKHHQFVRHQLQQPSAMDALDLDTSYCIVCNQFIWPERYQVAVEGSAPAPAPAPVSPTDTSTLRATKKPVGRTTRTNPQRKQTQPPLRRNASTRRAPTLPPLEAAIETSATKVRTVISQGPAPIYCSDACRSHDVESGNRAETSLKTLFDPSYSPCKPSPISPLISGSESDMDTDHSNAGYFARLMPRRPWLDRRMSGASTVSMSSSSSASSGKDYLYENRRRARAYLAESAARLNRSDSPCQSALPRDQPEAAVVLPPVPERPAAVPFTHRRFKESSHHAMALPLPVAPDASELYAFYPLSVRTRSEASVRRDPSPPALSSSLPESGTERTPTPSVYDAPLCGSLTAEKTKGLLVRSVLIRSESTSTMEQLGSNWDEDNILDSLRGVQLDSRNKTDRESRRSRKPLSKPKAPKSFSNIEKRRIHGTSTPEEVGPTYPVLQLPRPKKTVVKTIVAREVLEDGTERLVERKVTEEVEEEPKK
- a CDS encoding ribosome biogenesis protein — encoded protein: MSPSSLPPQKKRKLASGDSKVKELEGIEANINKSLAEGGSLNCLVDLLDIARSSSDPAFLHKVLYSLYRSCVSIAASPKINLSKCQTEESKVVRTWLLERIGEFTDLLCGLMTDEEKALRTAALQILMSMLKHLSTAFSTASNMPQIHSIHFRKIVGALLLCPSSSRDGPIESEDHHKVQPDLRDTFIDTWLSSYDDVRWFFFRDATALLRSYKDTNSVPPQVVENLLSFLERLKTMPTEAAELNAYWIIELGTKPPKTPHGPNPPGDEPEEPTPADQDDWRTFFDDAPSAKSATPKSNQARVHTLSTHQCLHSLSSHRAQFSACWMTLLPHIASSPSLAARALAVLYRGVMPHMDKPVRLMDWVGGCVDFGGSIGLLALNALFTLIKDYNLDFPDFYTRLYAFLTRDVMHLKYRARFFRLTDIFLSSTHLPAAILASFIKRLARLSLTAPPAAIIMIIPFVYNVLKRHPALMVMIHRVDDEAELDPFDEKETSPLRTNALESSLWELVSHRDHYLSSVSTLAKIFSEAFTKPSYALEDFLDHTYATLFETEAKRKLKKDPAVALEAAANLFPASALGEGQTSDVVSELWVF